The following proteins are co-located in the Vigna unguiculata cultivar IT97K-499-35 chromosome 9, ASM411807v1, whole genome shotgun sequence genome:
- the LOC114163649 gene encoding uncharacterized protein LOC114163649 → MTEAADSGNLVIGCCVIADASCCVLFDSGVTHSFMFDACVKRLSLPMCELQCELVVSTPASGLVRTSSLCARCPVEVEGRRYKVNLICLPLQELEVILGMDWLSANRILIDCREKMLLFLDSEEP, encoded by the coding sequence ATGACAGAGGCGGCAGActcaggtaacttggttattggttgttgtgtgatCGCTGATGCTAGTTGTTGTGTGCTATTTGATTCTGGAGTGACACACTCTTTTATGTTCGATGCTTGTGTGAAACGTCTGAGTCTGCCGATGTGTGAGCTACAGTGCGAGTTGGTGGTATCTACTCCGGCGTCAggtttggtcaggacatcgtccttgtgtgctagatGTCCAGTGGAGGTGGAAGGGCGCAGATATAAAGTGAATCTgatctgcctacctctacaggagttggaaGTAATTttaggaatggattggctctctgccaatcgcattctcATAGACTGTCGAGAGAAGATGCTATTATTCCTTGACTCGGAGGAGCCATAA
- the LOC114196010 gene encoding protein DOWNY MILDEW RESISTANCE 6 isoform X2, with the protein MDTKVISSGVQYSNLPESYIRPESERPRLGEVSEFEDVPIVDLGCENRAQIVREIGEACRSFGFFQVMNHGVGVEAVREMTEVAHGFFKLPVEEKLKLYSEDPSKTTRLSTSFNVKKETVHNWRDYLRLHCYPLDKYVPEWPSSPPSFKESVKKYCEEVRELGLRIEEYIGESLGLEKDYIKNVLGEQGQHMAVNYYPPCPQPELTYGLPGHTDPNALTILLQDLHVAGLQVLKDGKWLAVKPHPNAFVINIGDQLQAMDLAHLYPHPPSIEHHSPPSNAHFNILIHSL; encoded by the exons ATGGACACAAAGGTGATTTCTTCCGGAGTCCAGTACTCAAATCTGCCGGAGAGTTACATCCGACCGGAATCGGAGCGACCTCGTCTGGGCGAAGTGTCGGAGTTCGAGGATGTTCCGATAGTCGATTTGGGTTGTGAAAACAGAGCCCAGATTGTGCGGGAAATCGGTGAAGCGTGCAGGTCCTTTGGGTTTTTCCAG GTGATGAATCACGGGGTGGGTGTAGAAGCTGTTCGGGAAATGACAGAGGTGGCACATGGTTTCTTCAAATTGCCTGTGGAGGAGAAACTGAAGTTGTACTCTGAAGACCCTTCAAAAACAACAAGACTCTCCACTAGTTTCAATGTGAAGAAAGAGACCGTCCATAATTGGAGGGATTATCTCAGACTTCATTGCTACCCATTGGACAAATATGTTCCTGAATGGCCTTCTAGTCCTCCCTCTTTCAA GGAAAGCGTGAAAAAATACTGCGAAGAGGTTCGGGAATTAGGGTTGAGAATAGAGGAATACATAGGAGAGAGTTTGGGGCTGGAGAAAGATTACATAAAGAATGTTTTGGGTGAACAGGGGCAACACATGGCGGTGAACTATTATCCACCGTGCCCACAACCGGAACTCACTTATGGGTTACCGGGTCACACCGACCCGAATGCACTCACAATTCTGCTCCAAGATCTCCACGTTGCCGGTCTTCAAGTTCTCAAGGACGGAAAATGGCTCGCCGTTAAGCCCCACCCCAATGCCTTCGTCATTAACATCGGCGATCAACTCCAG GCCATGGATTTGGCCCATTTATACCCGCATCCACCATCAATAGAGCATCATTCTCCTCCCTCAAACGCACACTTTAATATTCTCATTCATTCTCTCTAG
- the LOC114196010 gene encoding protein DOWNY MILDEW RESISTANCE 6 isoform X1, producing the protein MDTKVISSGVQYSNLPESYIRPESERPRLGEVSEFEDVPIVDLGCENRAQIVREIGEACRSFGFFQVMNHGVGVEAVREMTEVAHGFFKLPVEEKLKLYSEDPSKTTRLSTSFNVKKETVHNWRDYLRLHCYPLDKYVPEWPSSPPSFKESVKKYCEEVRELGLRIEEYIGESLGLEKDYIKNVLGEQGQHMAVNYYPPCPQPELTYGLPGHTDPNALTILLQDLHVAGLQVLKDGKWLAVKPHPNAFVINIGDQLQALSNGLYKSVWHRAVVNVDKPRLSVASFLCPNDEALISPAKPLTEDGSEAVYRGYTYAEYYKKFWSRNLDQEHCLELFKNK; encoded by the exons ATGGACACAAAGGTGATTTCTTCCGGAGTCCAGTACTCAAATCTGCCGGAGAGTTACATCCGACCGGAATCGGAGCGACCTCGTCTGGGCGAAGTGTCGGAGTTCGAGGATGTTCCGATAGTCGATTTGGGTTGTGAAAACAGAGCCCAGATTGTGCGGGAAATCGGTGAAGCGTGCAGGTCCTTTGGGTTTTTCCAG GTGATGAATCACGGGGTGGGTGTAGAAGCTGTTCGGGAAATGACAGAGGTGGCACATGGTTTCTTCAAATTGCCTGTGGAGGAGAAACTGAAGTTGTACTCTGAAGACCCTTCAAAAACAACAAGACTCTCCACTAGTTTCAATGTGAAGAAAGAGACCGTCCATAATTGGAGGGATTATCTCAGACTTCATTGCTACCCATTGGACAAATATGTTCCTGAATGGCCTTCTAGTCCTCCCTCTTTCAA GGAAAGCGTGAAAAAATACTGCGAAGAGGTTCGGGAATTAGGGTTGAGAATAGAGGAATACATAGGAGAGAGTTTGGGGCTGGAGAAAGATTACATAAAGAATGTTTTGGGTGAACAGGGGCAACACATGGCGGTGAACTATTATCCACCGTGCCCACAACCGGAACTCACTTATGGGTTACCGGGTCACACCGACCCGAATGCACTCACAATTCTGCTCCAAGATCTCCACGTTGCCGGTCTTCAAGTTCTCAAGGACGGAAAATGGCTCGCCGTTAAGCCCCACCCCAATGCCTTCGTCATTAACATCGGCGATCAACTCCAG GCTTTGAGTAATGGGCTTTATAAGAGTGTATGGCACCGTGCTGTTGTGAATGTTGATAAGCCCAGGCTTTCTGTGGCTTCATTTCTTTGTCCGAACGATGAGGCATTGATTAGCCCAGCTAAACCACTCACTGAAGATGGATCTGAAGCCGTATACAGAGGATATACGTATGCTGAATATTATAAGAAGTTTTGGAGCAGGAACTTAGACCAGGAACACTGTTTGGAACTTTTCAAGAACAAGTAA